One stretch of Streptomyces sp. NBC_01363 DNA includes these proteins:
- a CDS encoding tyrosine-type recombinase/integrase gives MKSVMPANPLAPKGPHRRHPKMLPDGAREKLLEAANSARDRMVVTWLADGGLRIGELCGLHLVDLHLRENAACNECRSPHLHVCHRPENPNRAEAKTKHSWQVEHGTVTGGLIKRVSPEMVHTYFEYLTSEYPRGAGHGMLLVQLHGARAGQPWAPVGARRMLGRAGRRAGLGLVKPHAFRHTFTSAVLDAADGNLLIARDAGGWASAATVDEVYGHVDLQDPTFDAALRTVWGEPK, from the coding sequence GTGAAATCCGTGATGCCGGCGAACCCGCTCGCGCCGAAGGGGCCGCACCGCAGGCACCCGAAGATGCTGCCCGACGGGGCGAGGGAGAAGTTGCTGGAGGCGGCGAACTCGGCCCGGGACCGGATGGTGGTGACCTGGCTGGCCGACGGCGGACTGCGGATCGGCGAGTTGTGTGGGCTGCACCTGGTCGACCTGCACCTGCGGGAGAACGCGGCCTGCAACGAGTGCCGCAGCCCTCACCTGCATGTCTGCCACCGGCCGGAGAACCCCAACCGGGCCGAGGCCAAGACCAAACACTCCTGGCAGGTCGAACACGGCACGGTCACCGGCGGGCTGATCAAGCGGGTCAGCCCGGAGATGGTGCACACCTACTTCGAGTACCTCACCAGCGAGTACCCGCGCGGGGCCGGACACGGCATGCTCCTGGTCCAGCTGCATGGCGCCCGCGCCGGACAGCCGTGGGCGCCGGTCGGGGCCCGGCGGATGCTCGGCCGGGCCGGGAGACGCGCCGGGCTCGGGCTGGTGAAACCCCATGCCTTCCGTCACACGTTCACCTCCGCGGTCCTCGACGCCGCCGACGGCAACCTGCTGATAGCCCGGGACGCCGGCGGCTGGGCCTCGGCCGCTACGGTCGACGAGGTCTACGGCCACGTCGACCTTCAGGACCCCACGTTCGACGCCGCCCTGCGCACGGTCTGGGGTGAGCCGAAGTGA
- a CDS encoding aminoglycoside phosphotransferase family protein: MTDVTRAIAAATSVAASLDLPANDAIVLHNSNKLALRLTPCDVFARVAPVGQEVAQFEVDLAQRLTEVGCPVCPLEPRADPRVYTRDGFAVTLWTYYEPVTPHTSPVDYAKALEQLHAGMRKVDVPSPMFTDRITEAEEVVADPDRSPELTDADRVFLSGRLASLRRAIDDRGAVEQLLHGEPHPGNVLSTKNGPLFIDLETCCRGPVEFDLAHVPEAVCEHYPSVDQGLLDECRQLVIAMVAAWRWELGDQFPNGRRFGEEFLRLLREGPPWPTLDTVTGRLDGL, translated from the coding sequence ATGACCGACGTCACGCGTGCGATCGCGGCTGCGACTTCGGTCGCCGCATCGCTCGACCTGCCAGCCAACGATGCAATCGTTCTCCACAACTCGAACAAGCTGGCACTACGGCTGACGCCATGCGACGTCTTTGCCCGGGTCGCCCCTGTGGGACAAGAGGTTGCACAGTTCGAAGTCGATCTCGCTCAGCGGCTCACCGAGGTCGGATGCCCGGTGTGTCCCTTGGAGCCTCGGGCGGACCCGCGTGTGTACACGCGCGATGGCTTCGCAGTGACGCTGTGGACCTACTACGAGCCCGTGACACCTCACACCTCACCAGTCGACTACGCCAAGGCTCTGGAGCAGCTGCACGCCGGCATGCGCAAGGTCGATGTGCCGAGCCCGATGTTCACGGACCGGATCACGGAGGCGGAAGAAGTTGTCGCCGACCCGGATCGCTCGCCGGAGCTCACCGACGCGGACCGCGTGTTCCTCAGCGGCAGGCTGGCAAGCCTGCGACGAGCGATCGACGACCGCGGCGCCGTGGAGCAGCTGCTCCACGGCGAGCCGCATCCAGGCAATGTGCTCAGCACGAAGAACGGCCCGTTGTTCATCGACCTTGAGACGTGCTGCCGTGGACCCGTCGAGTTCGATCTCGCCCATGTTCCCGAGGCGGTCTGCGAGCACTACCCAAGCGTTGACCAAGGGCTGCTGGACGAGTGTCGGCAGCTCGTTATCGCGATGGTCGCCGCGTGGCGCTGGGAGCTTGGCGACCAGTTTCCGAATGGGAGGCGATTCGGAGAGGAATTCCTGCGCTTGCTGCGCGAGGGTCCTCCTTGGCCGACACTCGACACAGTGACCGGGCGACTGGATGGTCTGTAG
- a CDS encoding LysE family translocator: MVSAERLLAFAAMSFLLIVIPGPSVLFVIGRALAQGRRAALTTVVGNTLGAYVLIVAVALGVGSIVERSVLVFTVLKLAGAAYLVYLGVKAWRQRGSLQAAFTADKAAQGGLRTLWEGFAVGVANPKTIVFFAAVLPQFVDRAQGHVVVQMLLLGLVFNIIAVASDSLWGLIAATGRDWFARSPQRLSLVGGVGGLTMIGLGVTVAATGRKD, translated from the coding sequence ATGGTGTCTGCTGAGCGGTTGCTTGCCTTCGCGGCTATGTCATTCCTGCTGATCGTGATCCCCGGGCCCAGTGTGCTGTTCGTGATCGGGCGGGCGTTGGCGCAGGGGCGCCGCGCGGCGCTGACCACCGTCGTGGGGAACACGTTGGGCGCCTACGTGCTCATCGTGGCGGTGGCTCTCGGGGTCGGATCGATCGTGGAGCGCTCGGTCCTTGTCTTCACGGTGCTGAAACTGGCCGGTGCCGCCTACTTGGTGTATCTGGGTGTCAAGGCTTGGCGGCAACGTGGCTCGCTGCAGGCCGCGTTCACTGCTGACAAAGCCGCGCAGGGCGGCTTGCGCACGTTGTGGGAGGGGTTCGCTGTCGGTGTGGCCAACCCCAAGACCATTGTGTTCTTCGCTGCTGTGCTGCCGCAGTTCGTCGACCGCGCTCAGGGGCACGTCGTAGTTCAGATGCTGCTGCTCGGGCTGGTCTTCAACATCATCGCAGTGGCCTCCGACAGTCTGTGGGGACTGATCGCGGCAACCGGACGGGACTGGTTTGCCCGCTCGCCTCAGCGGCTCTCCCTGGTCGGAGGAGTCGGCGGGCTCACGATGATCGGCCTCGGTGTCACCGTGGCCGCGACGGGACGCAAGGACTGA
- a CDS encoding phosphotransferase family protein, translating to MNHDETATVRPLTLVWVSRHLEAGERIVKAEALHGGITAEMRRLIIGTRDGGTRDLVLRSYVDPFYMENAEDGLIGEAGALTLLAGTAVPAPSLVAVDPTAAQCEYPSLLMTHLAGRTVLDDMGVEARVRLLARQLVAIHAVYPAERPREYTTLTTADTVVVPKGADAAVWAAAIEVIRRPAPPYEGRFLHRDFQPGNVLFDVSPSNPEGARITGVIDWAGASWGPADLDVAHCSVNLALLHGPAWGLRFAEAYEEAGGVLAASVSERLYWRVRDALAASEEVQSVSQPWREAGRTELTTRAVEERLDAYVTALMDAPG from the coding sequence ATGAACCACGATGAGACCGCGACCGTCCGACCGTTGACGCTGGTTTGGGTGAGTCGGCACCTGGAAGCTGGCGAACGGATCGTCAAAGCCGAGGCGCTGCACGGCGGCATCACCGCCGAGATGCGGAGGCTGATCATCGGCACACGGGACGGAGGCACCCGTGACCTGGTGCTGCGGAGCTACGTCGACCCGTTTTACATGGAGAACGCCGAGGACGGGCTGATTGGGGAGGCCGGCGCTCTGACCTTGCTCGCGGGGACCGCCGTGCCGGCTCCTTCACTGGTCGCGGTTGATCCGACCGCCGCGCAGTGCGAGTATCCGTCGCTCCTGATGACCCATCTGGCGGGCCGGACGGTCCTTGACGACATGGGAGTGGAGGCGCGTGTGCGCCTGCTGGCCCGTCAACTTGTTGCGATCCACGCGGTGTACCCCGCTGAGCGGCCCCGGGAATATACGACGTTGACGACCGCCGACACCGTCGTGGTTCCCAAGGGCGCCGACGCGGCCGTATGGGCCGCGGCTATCGAAGTGATCCGCAGACCCGCGCCACCCTATGAAGGGCGCTTCCTGCACCGGGACTTCCAACCCGGCAACGTGCTGTTCGACGTGTCGCCTTCGAACCCGGAAGGCGCTCGGATCACCGGCGTCATCGACTGGGCAGGAGCCTCCTGGGGCCCGGCCGATCTCGATGTGGCGCACTGCTCCGTCAATCTCGCGCTGCTGCACGGCCCGGCTTGGGGGCTGCGGTTCGCCGAGGCGTACGAGGAGGCCGGCGGTGTGCTGGCTGCGAGCGTGAGCGAGCGGCTGTACTGGCGGGTGCGGGACGCGCTGGCCGCCTCGGAGGAAGTGCAGTCGGTGTCGCAGCCGTGGCGGGAGGCCGGGAGAACAGAGCTGACGACGCGAGCTGTGGAGGAGCGGCTGGATGCCTATGTCACCGCCCTGATGGACGCGCCGGGCTGA
- a CDS encoding PP2C family protein-serine/threonine phosphatase, with protein MPVPVPQQGADAAAEASHGADLTLLVIEDDPAGTFTVPELPAAAGTRVRIRTARNLTEAGRLLTDDVDCILLDLALPTGSETRASVAGDAAAADELAALKHVLRIAPRHAVLALTAEDDTELAAAAVRVGAQDYLFRDELDGRLLSRTIRYAVERKRADIAQRRLTESTLRAQENARLERGLLPTPLLDGSDLRFAARYRPGRSRALLGGDFYDTVRTPDGTVHAMIGDVCGHGPDEAALGVELRIAWRALTLAGLCGDELLSTLQEVLEHERESEEIFATLCTVDIAPDGRRAGLCLAGHPAPLVARPGQAAHLLPYEDGGPALGLLPRARWPRRQVDLGGSWSLMMYTDGLIEGRVGPAGTQRLGQDGMVAMINRQLAEGLTGEDLLEAAVTQVRELNGGELTDDVAVLLLDRDQERVRLRIPDGDRGRSIPRPRPGSASPTARVSAANPANAQRPPL; from the coding sequence ATGCCCGTACCCGTACCGCAGCAAGGTGCCGACGCCGCTGCAGAGGCTTCCCACGGCGCCGACCTCACCCTCCTGGTGATCGAGGACGACCCGGCGGGCACCTTCACCGTCCCCGAGCTCCCGGCCGCGGCCGGCACGAGGGTGCGCATCCGCACCGCCCGCAACCTGACCGAGGCGGGCCGGCTCCTCACGGACGACGTCGACTGCATCCTGCTGGACCTCGCCCTGCCCACCGGCAGCGAGACCCGCGCCTCCGTGGCCGGGGACGCGGCGGCAGCCGACGAGCTCGCCGCCCTCAAGCACGTCCTGCGGATCGCCCCGCGCCACGCGGTCCTCGCCCTCACGGCGGAGGACGACACCGAGCTGGCCGCCGCGGCGGTACGGGTCGGCGCCCAGGACTACCTCTTCCGCGACGAACTCGACGGCCGGCTGCTCAGCCGCACCATCCGGTACGCCGTCGAGCGCAAGCGCGCCGATATCGCCCAGCGCCGGCTCACCGAGTCCACGCTACGCGCCCAGGAGAACGCCCGCCTCGAACGCGGCCTGCTCCCCACACCGCTGCTCGACGGCTCCGATCTGCGTTTCGCGGCCCGCTACCGCCCCGGCCGCAGCCGCGCGCTGCTCGGCGGGGACTTCTACGACACGGTCCGCACGCCCGACGGCACCGTCCACGCGATGATCGGCGACGTCTGCGGGCACGGCCCCGACGAGGCGGCGCTCGGCGTGGAACTGCGCATAGCCTGGCGGGCGTTGACCCTGGCCGGGCTCTGCGGCGACGAACTGCTCTCCACCCTCCAGGAGGTACTGGAGCACGAGCGGGAGAGCGAGGAGATCTTCGCGACGCTCTGCACCGTGGACATCGCCCCCGACGGTCGGCGCGCCGGACTCTGCCTGGCGGGCCACCCCGCCCCGCTGGTCGCCCGGCCCGGACAGGCCGCGCACCTTCTTCCGTACGAGGACGGCGGACCGGCCCTGGGCCTGCTGCCGCGTGCACGCTGGCCGCGCCGGCAGGTGGATCTCGGCGGCTCCTGGAGCCTGATGATGTACACGGACGGGCTGATCGAGGGACGCGTGGGCCCGGCCGGCACTCAGCGGCTGGGCCAGGACGGCATGGTCGCGATGATCAACCGGCAGCTGGCGGAGGGGCTCACCGGCGAGGATCTCCTGGAGGCCGCGGTCACCCAGGTGCGGGAGCTGAACGGCGGCGAACTGACCGACGACGTCGCGGTCCTCCTGCTCGACCGCGACCAGGAACGCGTCCGCCTCCGGATCCCCGACGGCGACCGGGGCCGGAGCATCCCGCGCCCCCGCCCCGGATCGGCATCACCCACGGCCCGCGTGAGCGCGGCGAACCCCGCGAACGCTCAGCGCCCGCCGTTATAG
- a CDS encoding TniQ family protein, translating to MEPWEAPVRLLPLPLPPVHGEVFGWYLHRLAAANHVTSGQLAKTLTPFKNALIGKRTDTLWRWTPMVLPRLALLTGLTHETLRMLLPAISRIEARTGGEVIRYRRRLYVACSHCMHRRGITGPVLAHRPADLQLCRRHGIWLDGNRQYRVGHLPELVTAQHRHQRIARRFPDTLEAATKEAQHMVRSWLLNKKQPHLLSRWNDHLAQLPPKEAVYENIIRRRVDEREYIATYPEFVTMLGMVADPAWRARRAPRRWANLNQHRRTINTVYAEAERRLNVPSLREKRHSHTFSNDALFRWTDSLGRSLMLVMTPEDHNALRDDSQWN from the coding sequence ATGGAGCCCTGGGAAGCCCCGGTCCGGCTCCTGCCCCTTCCTCTGCCGCCGGTCCACGGGGAGGTCTTCGGCTGGTATCTGCACCGCCTCGCCGCCGCCAACCACGTGACGTCGGGCCAACTGGCGAAAACTCTGACGCCCTTCAAGAACGCGCTGATCGGCAAGCGGACGGACACGTTATGGCGCTGGACTCCGATGGTTCTGCCGCGGCTGGCACTCCTGACGGGTCTCACTCACGAGACTCTTCGGATGCTGTTGCCAGCGATCTCCCGGATTGAGGCGCGTACCGGAGGCGAGGTGATTCGCTACCGGCGGCGTCTCTACGTCGCGTGCTCGCACTGCATGCACCGCCGTGGAATCACCGGACCAGTCCTCGCGCATCGCCCCGCCGATCTCCAGCTATGCCGCCGACACGGCATTTGGCTCGACGGCAACCGCCAATACCGCGTCGGCCACCTTCCAGAACTCGTCACCGCTCAGCACCGGCACCAGCGAATCGCCCGACGCTTCCCCGACACCCTGGAAGCAGCGACAAAGGAAGCGCAGCACATGGTCCGATCCTGGCTTCTGAACAAGAAGCAGCCCCACCTGCTCTCACGCTGGAACGACCATCTCGCTCAGCTACCTCCCAAGGAGGCTGTCTACGAGAACATCATCAGGCGACGCGTCGACGAGCGGGAGTACATCGCGACCTACCCGGAGTTCGTGACCATGCTCGGCATGGTGGCTGACCCTGCTTGGCGAGCACGACGGGCGCCTCGCCGATGGGCGAACCTCAACCAGCACCGGCGCACAATCAACACTGTCTACGCAGAAGCCGAGCGCCGGCTCAACGTCCCCTCTCTCCGCGAGAAGCGTCACTCCCACACCTTCTCCAACGACGCCCTCTTCCGCTGGACCGACTCATTGGGGAGATCACTAATGCTGGTGATGACGCCGGAGGACCACAACGCCCTACGAGATGATTCCCAGTGGAACTGA
- a CDS encoding C40 family peptidase, producing MNRRHCASAAITLVCALTVLITPVQAFATPAPPSPSDGRAASGAEAPKKSLEEVRKEIDALYRKAGTATDAYNLAEEKAEKQSGEIVKLARAIVVGQSKIAELKSQAGAQAREQYRTGGLPPGAQFMLSDDPQLFLDGVSRVREGQQAAQGVLGELTRTQQDLETYTKDASTNWKKLEANRIKQAKAKKKINSQIDAAKKLESRLKKEERARLLKLEQEAEYKQQTAWLSSGALKDINRKASASGKEAVAFATAQIGKPYVWGAEGPKSYDCSGLTSQAWAAAGRPIPRTSQEQWRLLPHIAIKDMRPGDLIIYFGDASHVGMYIGDGAIVHAPRPGRNVTLAGAGSMQILGVVRPDK from the coding sequence GTGAACCGACGTCACTGTGCCTCAGCCGCGATCACTCTGGTCTGCGCGCTGACCGTACTCATCACGCCGGTCCAGGCCTTCGCCACGCCCGCGCCCCCATCCCCCTCCGACGGGCGGGCCGCCTCCGGGGCCGAGGCGCCGAAGAAGAGCCTCGAAGAGGTGCGCAAGGAGATCGACGCCCTCTACCGCAAGGCCGGGACGGCCACCGACGCGTACAACCTCGCCGAGGAGAAGGCCGAGAAGCAGTCCGGCGAGATCGTGAAGCTGGCCCGCGCCATAGTCGTGGGCCAGTCGAAGATCGCCGAGCTCAAGAGCCAGGCGGGCGCCCAGGCCCGCGAGCAGTACCGCACCGGCGGACTGCCGCCCGGCGCCCAGTTCATGCTCAGCGACGACCCGCAGCTGTTCCTGGACGGAGTGAGCCGCGTCAGGGAGGGCCAGCAGGCCGCCCAGGGCGTGCTCGGCGAACTGACCAGGACCCAGCAGGACCTGGAGACGTACACCAAGGACGCGAGCACCAACTGGAAGAAGCTCGAAGCCAACCGGATCAAGCAGGCCAAGGCCAAGAAGAAGATCAACTCGCAGATCGACGCCGCGAAGAAGCTGGAGTCGCGGCTGAAGAAGGAGGAGCGGGCCCGCCTGCTCAAGCTGGAGCAGGAGGCCGAGTACAAGCAGCAGACGGCCTGGCTCAGCTCCGGCGCCCTGAAGGACATCAACCGCAAGGCGAGCGCGAGCGGCAAGGAGGCGGTGGCCTTCGCGACCGCGCAGATCGGCAAGCCGTACGTCTGGGGCGCCGAGGGCCCCAAGTCGTACGACTGCTCGGGGCTCACGTCACAGGCCTGGGCGGCGGCGGGCCGGCCGATCCCCCGCACCTCGCAGGAACAGTGGCGGCTGCTGCCGCACATCGCCATCAAGGACATGCGCCCCGGCGACCTGATCATCTACTTCGGTGACGCCAGTCACGTGGGCATGTACATCGGCGACGGCGCGATCGTGCACGCCCCCCGCCCCGGCCGCAACGTCACGCTGGCGGGTGCGGGCTCGATGCAGATACTCGGCGTCGTACGCCCGGACAAGTAA
- a CDS encoding ATP-binding protein, which yields MSEAPPPDIANPQMSLTTKEGWRAFVDENPDPPPPLPSGTVLDEDELESCREARIDYHTRSVIVNTPTIRGVVTTGRKRIVLNRHQVSARRGLIVSGSAGTGKTTAITQLGENVEQITRRRNPTAIGGLPVVFVTVPPAATPKMLAGEFARFLGVPLEHRMSQVQITIAVCDLLGKLGTTLVLVDEIHNLDLTTRNGAEASDQLKYLSERIAATFVLAGLDVETSSLFQGTRGQQIAGRYTVIPSRPFGHKNRADKESWQALVVTMEDSLRLHAHRSGTLVAMTDYLHERTGGLIGSLSQLIREAAVDAIDSGAEKITKRMLDEIELDHAVQKTRPDRPRAKYARRPKAA from the coding sequence GTGAGCGAGGCTCCGCCACCGGACATCGCCAACCCGCAGATGTCACTGACCACGAAGGAAGGCTGGCGGGCGTTCGTCGACGAGAACCCTGATCCCCCGCCGCCGCTCCCGTCCGGCACCGTTCTGGACGAGGACGAGCTGGAGTCCTGCAGGGAAGCGCGGATCGACTACCACACACGATCCGTCATCGTGAATACCCCCACGATCCGTGGCGTCGTCACCACGGGCCGCAAACGCATCGTGCTCAACCGGCATCAGGTCTCCGCCCGTCGCGGCCTGATCGTGTCCGGTTCGGCCGGCACCGGCAAGACCACAGCGATCACCCAACTGGGCGAGAACGTCGAACAGATCACCCGGCGGCGCAACCCCACCGCCATCGGCGGACTGCCGGTTGTCTTCGTCACCGTTCCCCCGGCGGCCACCCCGAAGATGCTCGCAGGCGAGTTCGCCCGATTCCTTGGCGTCCCGCTGGAGCACCGCATGAGCCAGGTCCAGATCACCATCGCTGTCTGTGACCTGCTCGGCAAGCTCGGCACCACGCTCGTCCTGGTCGACGAGATCCACAACCTCGACCTGACCACCCGCAACGGAGCCGAGGCATCCGATCAGCTGAAGTACCTCTCGGAACGCATCGCGGCCACCTTCGTGCTTGCTGGTCTCGATGTCGAGACCAGCAGCCTGTTCCAGGGCACACGCGGACAGCAGATCGCCGGCCGCTACACGGTCATCCCGTCCCGGCCCTTCGGCCACAAGAACCGCGCGGACAAGGAGAGCTGGCAGGCCCTGGTGGTGACCATGGAGGACTCCCTGCGACTACACGCCCATCGTTCCGGCACCTTGGTCGCCATGACCGATTACCTCCACGAGCGCACCGGCGGGCTGATCGGCAGTCTTTCCCAGCTCATCCGAGAAGCCGCAGTCGACGCCATCGACAGCGGCGCGGAAAAGATCACCAAGCGCATGCTCGACGAGATCGAGCTCGACCACGCCGTCCAGAAGACCCGGCCCGATCGCCCCCGTGCCAAGTACGCCCGCAGGCCGAAGGCGGCCTGA
- a CDS encoding Mu transposase C-terminal domain-containing protein, whose translation MSPNDAYALLVSRTDYLPMPLSGPDYLELLPALWRSVNDYGIRVDHRTYNCPGLNPLRRRSSGVTAKGGLWEVHYDPYDLSQIWVRDARTGEWITVPWTHRHLVSAPFADFTWRRARDLLAMRGQDDTNQAAVAAAVDQLLTRAESGPDRRIAARTRAALEPARSVPALPPAPAPEDAEDETTVLEQPSNVIPFGVFDAFTDGSRL comes from the coding sequence ATGTCTCCCAATGACGCATACGCCCTGCTGGTCTCCCGCACCGACTACCTGCCCATGCCACTGAGCGGCCCCGACTACTTGGAACTGCTGCCAGCACTCTGGCGTTCGGTGAACGACTACGGCATCCGTGTCGACCACCGCACCTACAACTGTCCCGGGCTGAACCCACTGCGGCGCCGCTCCTCAGGAGTGACCGCCAAGGGCGGACTCTGGGAGGTCCATTACGACCCCTACGACCTGTCTCAGATCTGGGTACGCGACGCGCGCACCGGAGAGTGGATCACGGTTCCGTGGACACACCGGCACCTGGTCTCCGCACCGTTCGCGGATTTCACCTGGCGCCGGGCCCGGGACCTGCTCGCGATGCGGGGCCAGGACGACACGAACCAAGCCGCTGTGGCCGCCGCAGTCGACCAGTTGCTGACGCGGGCGGAAAGCGGGCCGGACCGCCGAATCGCGGCCCGCACCCGCGCCGCCCTGGAGCCCGCGCGGTCCGTCCCTGCATTGCCGCCGGCACCGGCTCCGGAAGACGCCGAGGACGAGACCACCGTCCTGGAGCAGCCGTCGAACGTCATTCCCTTCGGCGTCTTCGACGCCTTCACCGACGGGAGCCGCCTGTGA
- a CDS encoding LysR family transcriptional regulator, whose protein sequence is MSLRQFEYALAVAEEGSVTAAAELLHVAQPSVSQQIRGLERELGVELFARTPTGLVPTVVGRAFLREAEVAVSAARRARATARAGADELVGELVVAVQMGFGTRQLPGALGALRRRFPRLEVTVFEEPSSAELERLGRRGVLDLALMAACEQSPADAHLLGAEEFVVVLGAGHRQLAADRVELRELEGEPWVRFDRDSALDGVLLDVLRNNGLAPATAARVSQTATAVRWAAHGLGVTLVPASAVPHGHEHLVRPVFPVVSQPVIAVVRPGAGPAETALLEFLRRETWSGSASFSPVS, encoded by the coding sequence ATGAGCCTTCGTCAGTTCGAGTACGCCCTGGCCGTTGCCGAGGAGGGCTCGGTGACGGCGGCGGCGGAGCTGCTGCACGTCGCTCAGCCGTCGGTGTCCCAGCAGATCCGCGGCCTGGAGCGGGAGCTCGGCGTGGAACTGTTCGCCCGCACGCCGACCGGACTGGTGCCCACCGTGGTCGGCCGCGCGTTTCTGCGGGAGGCGGAGGTCGCGGTGAGCGCGGCGCGGCGGGCGAGGGCGACGGCGCGGGCCGGTGCCGATGAGCTGGTGGGCGAGTTGGTGGTCGCGGTGCAGATGGGCTTTGGCACGCGGCAGCTGCCGGGCGCGCTGGGCGCTCTGCGTCGCCGCTTCCCGCGGCTGGAGGTCACCGTCTTCGAGGAGCCCAGCTCCGCCGAGCTGGAGCGGCTGGGGCGCCGGGGCGTGCTGGACCTCGCCCTGATGGCGGCGTGCGAGCAGAGCCCCGCCGACGCCCACCTCCTCGGCGCCGAGGAGTTCGTCGTGGTGCTGGGCGCCGGACACCGGCAGCTCGCCGCGGACCGGGTCGAGCTGCGCGAACTGGAAGGGGAGCCGTGGGTGCGGTTCGACCGCGACAGCGCGCTCGACGGCGTGCTGCTGGACGTACTGCGGAACAACGGGCTGGCCCCGGCCACGGCCGCCCGCGTCTCCCAGACGGCGACGGCCGTGCGCTGGGCCGCCCACGGGCTGGGAGTGACGCTCGTCCCGGCCTCCGCGGTGCCCCACGGTCACGAGCACCTCGTGCGCCCGGTGTTCCCGGTCGTGTCCCAGCCCGTCATCGCCGTGGTCCGGCCCGGCGCGGGCCCGGCGGAGACGGCCCTGCTCGAATTCCTGCGTCGGGAGACCTGGTCCGGGTCCGCTTCCTTCTCACCGGTCTCCTGA
- a CDS encoding helix-turn-helix domain-containing protein → MASLNVGNLGEYLREQRRNAQLSLRQLADAAGVSNPYLSQIERGLRKPSAEVLQQVAKALRISAETLYVRAGILDEREREELETRAVILADPSINERQKSVLLQIYDSFRRENGFEPGPESGVAAGSETGDESGPDAGADADAAPKPSRPSTPSTPEKPSH, encoded by the coding sequence ATGGCATCACTCAACGTCGGCAATCTCGGTGAGTACCTGCGCGAGCAGCGGCGCAACGCGCAGCTGTCGCTGCGGCAGCTCGCCGATGCCGCCGGGGTGTCCAATCCCTACCTCAGCCAGATCGAGCGCGGGCTGCGCAAGCCGAGCGCCGAGGTGTTGCAGCAGGTCGCCAAGGCGCTGCGGATCTCCGCCGAGACCCTTTACGTACGGGCCGGGATTCTGGACGAGCGGGAGCGGGAGGAGCTGGAGACGCGGGCGGTGATTCTGGCCGATCCGTCCATAAACGAGCGGCAGAAGAGTGTCCTGCTGCAGATCTACGACTCCTTCCGCAGGGAGAACGGGTTCGAGCCCGGACCGGAATCCGGCGTCGCGGCCGGATCGGAGACCGGCGACGAATCAGGGCCGGACGCCGGTGCGGATGCCGATGCGGCCCCGAAGCCGTCAAGGCCTTCAACGCCTTCAACGCCAGAGAAACCCTCACACTGA
- a CDS encoding DUF2516 family protein, translating to MLLTGFSTLVWLLYMVMLVLAVVALIMAAMAREDAYRAADKQKKSFWLLILGITVAVNLFVPMLFLQLAGAVASIVFLVDVRPALQAVSGGGRGRRRGGSSSDGPYGPYNGGR from the coding sequence ATGTTGCTCACAGGATTCAGCACACTCGTCTGGCTGCTCTACATGGTCATGCTCGTGCTGGCCGTGGTCGCACTGATCATGGCCGCGATGGCCCGTGAGGACGCCTACCGGGCCGCGGACAAGCAGAAGAAGTCCTTCTGGCTGCTCATCCTCGGCATCACCGTCGCCGTGAACCTCTTCGTGCCGATGCTGTTCCTGCAGCTCGCGGGGGCGGTCGCCTCCATCGTCTTCCTGGTGGACGTGCGACCCGCCCTTCAGGCGGTCTCGGGTGGCGGCCGCGGCCGGCGGCGCGGCGGCTCCAGCAGCGACGGTCCGTACGGGCCCTATAACGGCGGGCGCTGA